The Drosophila simulans strain w501 chromosome 3R, Prin_Dsim_3.1, whole genome shotgun sequence genome contains the following window.
TGGCCAGCCAAAATGCGGCGGGCAAACAGGCATCCTATGTGGCCAAAAGTACTCTGGCTCAGGCGGCAGCTCAGGCAGCCGGCACAGCTGTGGCCGTGCTCAAGGGCAAGGAGGTGCTGCTCCATCGGCTGGAGGATCAGAGCGTGGAGGCCCACAAGGCCATGGAGAACGAGCTGACCCAGCTGCAGCAGGCCAAGCGATCCGCCAAGGCAGCCCAATATGCCGCCCAGCAGGCCATCAACCATGTCAGTGTCCTGACTGCCGCACTTAACAATGCCCAATCCGCCTCCGAGTTGGCACAAAAGGCAGCGTCCGAGGCGGCGGCCGAGCTGGCCTCCCAAATTGATATGGTGGCCCAGGCCAAGACCAAGCTGGAGCACGCCGAATCGCAGGCTTATGCAGCTCGACTGGACTACGAGGAAACGCGCGATGCGGCGGAGAAGGCCACCTTGTCCGCCCAGGAGGCGCACTTGAATGCCAATGACGCCGCCTTGCATGCCAACGTGGAGCTCGCGGAGAATGTGCATATCCACGACAAGAGCGATCGGAATGTGCGCGAGCCGCCGCGAAACCACAGACTTCAATAGTGCACTGCCACAATCTAGGCTCgtaattcttatttatttgttttcctcatttaatgtttgttttgctgcagCGATACAATAAAGTTTTGTTGACATTAAGCTCTCTCTCtgcttttttaaatgtttggaGCGCAAAcaatagcgtaattaacaaCACAAGCTATGAGCTTGAATGTTGGCAGAAACTCGTTTGAAAACTTAACTTCAGAAATTGTAACAATATATTTGAATTAGCCGCCAAACCAGCAATCGATATATTGGTGCGAGTCCTTGCTAATGCAAGTCAAGCAGAAGCAGTTAGTATAATTTGGTTAGTGGGCTACAGTCACATTGTTGTTTAGATCTTTTAAGAAAAAGCCggttgaaatataaataaacatttaacaatGAGTCGCACGGAGCAGACACTCGAAGACCTGAAGTCGTACTTGCGGAGTCACAGCAAAATCCGCGAGCAGCGGTCGCACATGTCCAAGGTGAGCACGATGGCCACATTTATTGGGCAACCCATGAATCCTCCTGCCCACAGGTTCACTCGGTCTGCTGGAACGCCGATGGTCGCTACCTGGCCTCCGGAAGCTTCGACAAGACGGTGGTGGTCTACTCGCTGGAGCGGGACCGCTTCTTGAAGGGCAACACATACCGGGGACACACTGCGTCCGTGGACCAGCTGTGTTGGCATCGCACCAATCCCGACCAGTTTGCCACCGCCAGCGGAGACAAGACCGTGCGCATCTGGGACATACGGGTCGGAAAATGCGTATCGGTGACGAACACCAAGGGGGAGAATATCAACATTGCCTGGTCGCCCGATGGCAAAACGATCGCCGTGGGCAACAAGGAGGACCTGATCACCTTCATCGACACGCGCACGAACAAGATTCGCGTGGAGGAGCCGTTCAGCTTCGAGGTCAACGAGATCTCGTGGAACAACACCAACGACCTGTTCTTCCTAACCAACGGACTCGGCTGCATGCACATCCTCAGCTACCCCAGTCTGGAGCACCAGATGACCCTGAAGGCCCATCCCGccaactgcatctgcatcgaGTTCGGACCCACAGGTGGGCAGCCATGGCAATCccatcaaatatatataacatgaTCTCTCCCTCTCCCGTCGCCAGGTAAATACTTTGCCACTGGCTCGGCGGACGCGCAAGTCTCCTTGTGGGATGCCAACGAGCTGGCCTGCCTGCGCATGATCAGCCGCCTGGAGTGGCCCGTCCGCACCATATCGTTCAGCCACGACGAGCGAATGATTGCCTTGGCCAGCGAGGACCTCATCATCGACATTGCCTTCACGGAGACGGGCGAGCGGGTCACCGACATCCACGTGGACGCCTCCACGTTCACGGTGGCCTGGCATCCGAAGCAGTACCTGCTGGCCTACGCCTGCGATGAGAAGGACAACGATCGGCGACGCGACGCTGGCAACGTAAAGATATATGGCTTTTCGGAATAAAGCAACCTAGTTTAAGGCGCATCTGATGGTAAAGACCACCCTGTTTGCTTTCCAATTACCTTGTCGAGTGTGACTTTATCGACGTACCTGGCCGCCGATGATGCACTTTGGAGTTAACTGGGTCACGTTGCTGGCCGAGCGAACATTCTGGATTATCAATTGCCGGGCTTCGTCGGCGGACGTGTTCGTGGCAGCCATTTcggttttatcatctttggCTCACTTTTATGGCTTCGCCGGACCCAGCTGATGTGGTCTGCTGTCCAGGAGCTGCTCAAGAAACTGGATAGGCACTTTGCTTTTATCATGCAAATAACGACGCTGGCGGATGCGGGTGCTGACCCACTGAATGTAGTTTTACGGCAATGGCTTCCTGCTTCTTAAGCTATTAATCAGTGTCAGCTTTTGGAGGGCTTAATCCCGGAAAGAAATTGGCTGTATGAGTGGCGACCATTAGCCAGCCGAAACTGGAGAGGCACGAGGTCAAGTTTTGGCGAGTCCGAGTCTcctgagtgggtgggtggtgtcAATTGTTGTGGCTCTTACTT
Protein-coding sequences here:
- the LOC6728948 gene encoding colicin-E1; this translates as MPSLLHLLLLALFLVAMPTQGRKIKRKEPHYHHHVNVPPPPPPPSPHGPGPVPQQTAVIEHEVPPYTYEAINHDEFEPAKVKLSHFEGSSDYIVHSHSGGGGGGGGGYLADNGLRSIAKGSADQALSAVASQNAAGKQASYVAKSTLAQAAAQAAGTAVAVLKGKEVLLHRLEDQSVEAHKAMENELTQLQQAKRSAKAAQYAAQQAINHVSVLTAALNNAQSASELAQKAASEAAAELASQIDMVAQAKTKLEHAESQAYAARLDYEETRDAAEKATLSAQEAHLNANDAALHANVELAENVHIHDKSDRNVREPPRNHRLQ
- the LOC6728949 gene encoding THO complex subunit 3, giving the protein MSRTEQTLEDLKSYLRSHSKIREQRSHMSKVHSVCWNADGRYLASGSFDKTVVVYSLERDRFLKGNTYRGHTASVDQLCWHRTNPDQFATASGDKTVRIWDIRVGKCVSVTNTKGENINIAWSPDGKTIAVGNKEDLITFIDTRTNKIRVEEPFSFEVNEISWNNTNDLFFLTNGLGCMHILSYPSLEHQMTLKAHPANCICIEFGPTGKYFATGSADAQVSLWDANELACLRMISRLEWPVRTISFSHDERMIALASEDLIIDIAFTETGERVTDIHVDASTFTVAWHPKQYLLAYACDEKDNDRRRDAGNVKIYGFSE